A window from Vigna angularis cultivar LongXiaoDou No.4 chromosome 7, ASM1680809v1, whole genome shotgun sequence encodes these proteins:
- the LOC108328012 gene encoding probable disease resistance protein At4g33300 has product MALSDFFAGEIATELLKMLISISRKSLLCRASADQLITYIHELLPTIEEIKYSGVELPALRQSQLHLLSEILRSGVELSHKVLASSRWNVYRNLHLAKKMDKLEKTVSKFLLGPMQAHIMADVHHTRFEMAERFDRVDNSVRRLEQYFGNIKIGVGGGGWVEEAVRSVDENVVEGSSAVGLEFGKIKVREMIIGREDLWVVGISGIGGSGKTTLAREVCKDDQVRRYFRERILFLTVSQSPNVEQLRTKIWGYIMGNERLDSNYVVPQWVPQFECKSEAARTLIVLDDLWTFSVMEQLVCRIPGCKYLVVSRTKFQTVLNYEVELLSEEDALSLFCHHAFGQKSIPLGANENLAKQVVTECGRLPLALKVIGASLRDQPEMFWLSVKNRLSQGQSIGESHEINLIERMEISINYLPEKVKECFLDLCSFPEDKKIPLDVLINMWVEIHDIPETEAYAIVVELSNKNLLTLMKEPRAGGMYSSCFEISVTQHDILRNLAINLSNRASINERRRLVMPKRENAIPKEWLRYKHKPFEAQIVSIHTGEMKDVDWCNMEFPKTEVLIINFTSTEYFLPLFINTMPNLRALIIINYSATYACLHNISVFKNLPNLRSLWLEKVSTPELSGTVLENLGKLFIVLCKINNRLVEKEVDIAKVFPNLFDLTLDHCDDLTQLPSSICGMKSLQNLSLTNCHNLTQLPLELGKLKSLEILRLYACPDLKTLPNSICEMMRLKYIDISQCVNLTCFPEEIGRLVSLEKIDMRECSMIRNVPKSALSLQSLRLVICDEELSGIWKEVEKAKPNVHIQVSEQHFDLDWLKE; this is encoded by the exons ATGGCCCTCAGCGACTTCTTCGCCGGCGAGATCGCAACGGAGCTTCTCAAAATGCTCATCAGCATCTCCCGGAAGTCGCTCCTCTGCCGGGCCAGCGCCGACCAACTCATCACCTACATCCACGAGCTCCTCCCCACCATCGAGGAGATAAAGTACTCCGGCGTCGAGCTCCCCGCCCTGCGCCAGTCCCAGCTCCACCTTCTCTCGGAGATTCTCCGGTCCGGCGTGGAGCTCTCCCACAAGGTCCTGGCCTCCAGCCGTTGGAACGTTTACCGCAACCTCCACCTCGCCAAGAAGATGGACAAGCTCGAGAAGACCGTTTCGAAGTTCCTCCTCGGCCCCATGCAGGCCCACATCATGGCCGACGTCCACCACACGCGCTTCGAGATGGCGGAGCGCTTCGACCGCGTTGACAACTCCGTCCGCCGCCTCGAGCAGTACTTCGGGAACATTAAGATTGGTGTCGGCGGCGGCGGCTGGGTTGAGGAGGCTGTCAGGAGCGTGGATGAGAATGTTGTTGAAGGAAGCTCCGCCGTGGGGTTGGAATTCGGGAAGATTAAGGTAAGGGAGATGATTATCGGGAGGGAGGATCTCTGGGTTGTCGGGATTTCTGGGATTGGCGGCTCCGGGAAGACCACTCTTGCTAGAGAGGTCTGCAAAGATGACCAAGTTAGAC GTTATTTCAGGGAGAGGATTTTGTTCCTGACTGTGTCGCAGTCTCCAAACGTGGAGCAACTAAGAACGAAGATTTGGGGGTACATTATGGGAAATGAGAGATTGGATTCGAACTATGTGGTTCCACAGTGGGTGCCACAGTTTGAGTGCAAAAGTGAAGCAGCTCGAACTCTGATTGTTTTGGATGATTTGTGGACATTCTCTGTGATGGAGCAGCTTGTGTGCAGAATACCTGGTTGCAAGTATCTTGTGGTGTCCAGAACTAAATTCCAAACGGTGTTGAATTATGAAGTGGAATTGCTGAGTGAAGAAGATGCCTTGTCTTTGTTCTGTCACCATGCTTTTGGACAGAAATCAATCCCTTTAGGTGCTAATGAGAATTTGGCGAAGCAG GTTGTCACTGAGTGTGGAAGGCTTCCTTTGGCTCTTAAGGTGATTGGAGCTTCTTTGCGAGATCAACCTGAGATGTTTTGGTTAAGTGTTAAAAACAGGTTATCTCAAGGTCAAAGCATTGGAGAATCCCACGAAATCAATCTGATTGAAAGAATGGAAATCAGTATCAATTACCTTCCAGAAAAAGTCAAGGAATGTTTTTTGGACCTGTGTTCATTTCCTGAGGATAAAAAGATCCCTTTGGATGTACTCATCAACATGTGGGTGGAAATCCATGATATTCCTGAAACAGAAGCTTATGCCATTGTTGTTGAACTCTCCAACAAAAATCTTCTCACCTTAATGAAAGAACCTCG TGCCGGAGGCATGTATAGCAGTTGCTTTGAGATATCAGTTACTCAACATGATATACTGAGAAACCTAGCCATTAATCTGAGCAACCGTGCTAGCATTAATGAACGCCGGCGATTAGTAATGCCAAAAAGAGAAAATGCAATTCCTAAAGAGTGGTTGAGATACAAGCACAAGCCATTTGAGGCTCAGATTGTTTCAATTCATACAG GTGAAATGAAAGATGTGGACTGGTGTAATATGGAATTTCCAAAGACAGAAGTTTTGATCATTAATTTCACATCCACTGAGTACTTCTTACCTCTCTTCATCAACACAATGCCAAATTTGAGAGCACTGATAATAATAAACTACAGTGCAACATATGCTTGCCTTCACAACATTTCAGTTTTCAAGAACTTACCCAACTTGAGGAGCCTCTGGCTTGAAAAAGTTTCCACCCCAGAATTATCTGGCACTGTGTTGGAAAACTTGGGAAAACTATTTATTGTCCTCTGCAAGATTAACAACAGATTGGTTGAAAAAGAGGTAGATATAGCCAAAGTCTTCCCAAATCTCTTTGACCTCACTCTTGATCATTGTGATGATCTAACCCAGTTGCCCTCAAGCATCTGTGGAATGAAATCACTTCAAAACTTGAGTCTCACCAACTGCCACAATCTGACTCAATTACCTCTTGAACTGGGGAAACTAAAATCTCTAGAGATTCTTCGTTTATATGCTTGTCCTGATCTGAAAACACTGCCTAATAGCATATGTGAGATGATGAGATTGAAGTATATTGATATTTCTCAATGTGTGAACCTGACATGCTTCCCTGAAGAAATTGGTAGACTGGTGAGCTTGGAGAAGATTGACATGAGGGAATGTTCCATGATCAGAAATGTACCAAAGTCTGCATTGTCATTGCAGTCTCTGCGACTTGTAATTTGTGACGAAGAGCTATCTGGGATTTGGAAAGAGGTTGAGAAGGCCAAGCCTAATGTACACATTCAAGTATCAGAGCAGCACTTTGACTTGGACTGGCTTAAAGAATGA
- the LOC108331934 gene encoding protein OSB1, mitochondrial isoform X2 produces the protein MEVHGEILRGAKCKSLPTSSATQPKKTQRVRKCVKTVYPTLQKTATQNSPAKFITGGKPGRRNWHASSEPMKPNPFIFTKRYSIPSIFSRYFPFSTHNRHSFDDSVAGCSAVYRHALQFQRPATIRWSPRLENTASFIGSVTREPARINSKTGNFGIHTVLKVRISNQANSSFIRVLLMMWNSVAELALEHLKPNDFIYASGSLGSYTKPDAGGIPRLNYKLYVKEFKFVTQRSGYQGHEKLESANVGMQNNQNRLHLWQVFFSNPNEWWDQRKRKLNSKQPDFKHKDTGEVLWLSPYDPPWVRRQLQLLDSEMAGGRHHSRVSNWVYDD, from the exons ATGGAGGTGCATGGAGAAATTTTGAGAGGTGCAAAATGTAAAAGCCTTCCAACAAGTTCAGCCACCCAACCCAAAAAAACCCAAAGGGTAAGGAAATGTGTAAAAACCGTGTACCCTACCCTCCAAAAAACCGCAACGCAAAATTCGCCGGCGAAATTTATTACCGGCGGGAAACCTGGTCGCCGGAATTGGCACGCTTCATCGGAGCCTATGAAACCAAATCCGTTCATATTCACGAAACGTTATTCAATTCCATCGATATTTTCACGATATTTTCCCTTCTCCACTCACAATCGCCATTCCTTCGACGACTCCGTTGCAGGATGCAGCGCCGTTTATCGTCACGCGCTCCAATTCCAGCGCCCCGCCACTATTCGGTGGAGCCCGCGCCTGGAGAACACCGCCAGCTTCATCGGCTCTGTCACGCGCGAGCCGGCGCGTATTAACTCAAAAACCGGTAACTTCGGAATTCACACTGTGCTCAAGGTTCGAATATCCAACCAAGCAAATAGCTCCTTTATAAG GGTGCTTCTGATGATGTGGAACAGTGTGGCAGAACTTGCTTTGGAACACTTGAAAccaaatgattttatttatgctTCAGGTTCTTTGGGGTCTTACACTAAACCTGACGCTGGTGGAATCCCTCGGTTGAATTATAAg CTATATGTGAAGGAGTTCAAGTTTGTTACTCAAAGGTCTGGTTATCAAGGCCACGAGAAGTTGGAATCAG caAACGTTGGCATGCAAAATAATCAAAATCGGCTTCACCTCTGGCAAGTGTTTTTTTCCAATCCAAATGAGTGGTGGGATCAAAGAAAGCGCAAGTTAAATTCAAAACAGCCTGATTTTAAGCACAAGGATACTGGTGAAGTTCTGTGGTTAAGTCCATATGATCCTCCATGGGTTAGAAGACAACTCCAATTGCTAGACTCAGAAATGGCAGGAGGTCGTCATCATTCTCGTGTCTCAAACTGGGTTTACGATGATTAG
- the LOC108321300 gene encoding probable disease resistance protein At4g33300, translating into MALTDLFTGEIASDLWKMLITISRKALRCKSSAEQLITYVREILPTIEEIKYSGVELPAPRQSQLDRLSEILRSGVELSHQALSSSRWNVYRNFQLAKKMEKLEKHVTRFLQVPMQAHILADVHHVRFEMAERFDRVEASNRRMERFLEEMKIGVNGGGWVEEAVKSMQEDETWVEGCNGNNGFGVGLDFGKKNVMEMVFSNNDADWIVGICGIGGSGKTTLARELCRDDQVRCYFKDRILFLTVSQSPNVEQLRARIWGHIMGNQGLNGNYEVPQWMPQFECKGEAQALVVLDDVWSFSVLEQLVWKIPGCKFLVVSRFRFPTFFSATYHVELLGEEDALSLFCHHAFGQKSIPLGANVSLVKQVVAECGKLPLALKVIGASLRDQNEMFWLSVKSNLSQGHSIGESYEINLIDRMAISTNYLPEKIKECFLDLCSFPEDRKIPLEILINMWVEIHDIREAEAYAIAVELSNKNLLTLVKEARAGGMYSSCFEISVTQHDTLRDLALILSKRGSIHEHRRLVMAQREENGLLPREWSRYQDRPFEAQIVSINTGEMTEMDWFELDFPKAEVLIINFTSSDYFLPPFISKMPNLRALIIVNYSTSYARLHNVSVLRNLTNLRSLWLEKVSTPQLSGTVLKNLSKLFVVLCQINNSLDGKQFPNLSELTLDHCNDLTYLPSSICGIKSLRNMSLTDCHNLSELPVEFGNLKSLEILRLYACPDLETLPPSMCEMKKLKYIDISQCTNLTCFPKEIGRLVSLEKIDMRECPMIRYLPKSAVSLHSLQLVICDEEVYGTWRDVAEMAKSNVHIQVPEQHFDLDWLQE; encoded by the exons atgGCCCTTACGGACCTATTCACCGGAGAGATAGCCTCCGATCTCTGGAAAATGCTCATCACAATTTCCCGAAAGGCCCTGCGCTGCAAGTCCAGCGCGGAGCAACTCATCACCTACGTGCGCGAGATTCTTCCCACCATCGAGGAAATCAAGTACTCCGGGGTGGAGCTTCCGGCGCCGAGGCAGTCTCAGCTGGACCGCCTGTCGGAGATTCTGCGTTCCGGCGTGGAGCTTTCGCACCAGGCGCTGTCCTCCAGCCGCTGGAACGTGTACCGGAACTTCCAGCTGGCGAAGAAGATGGAGAAGCTGGAGAAGCACGTGACGAGGTTCCTGCAGGTGCCCATGCAGGCGCACATACTGGCCGACGTGCATCACGTGCGGTTCGAGATGGCGGAGCGGTTCGACCGGGTGGAGGCGTCGAACCGGCGGATGGAGCGGTTTCTGGAGGAGATGAAGATCGGAGTGAACGGCGGTGGGTGGGTGGAGGAGGCTGTGAAGAGCATGCAGGAAGATGAGACGTGGGTGGAAGGTTGTAACGGGAATAACGGTTTCGGTGTTGGGTTGGATTTCGGGAAGAAGAATGTTATGGAGATGGTTTTCTCTAATAATGATGCTGATTGGATTGTCGGGATTTGTGGGATTGGTGGCTCCGGGAAAACCACCCTTGCCAGAGAGCTCTGCAGAGACGACCAAGTCCGAT GTTATTTCAAGGACAGGATTTTGTTTTTGACCGTGTCACAGTCTCCGAATGTGGAGCAGCTGAGAGCGAGGATCTGGGGACACATCATGGGCAACCAAGGCTTGAATGGAAATTACGAGGTTCCGCAATGGATGCCACAGTTTGAGTGCAAAGGGGAAGCTCAAGCTCTTGTTGTTCTTGATGATGTGTGGTCTTTCTCCGTGCTGGAGCAGCTTGTGTGGAAAATCCCTGGCTGCAAATTCCTTGTGGTGTCTCGATTCAGGTTCCCAACATTCTTTAGTGCCACTTATCACGTGGAATTGCTGGGTGAAGAGGATGCCCTCTCTTTGTTTTGCCACCATGCTTTTGGACAGAAGTCAATTCCTTTGGGTGCTAATGTGAGTTTGGTGAAGCAG GTTGTGGCTGAGTGTGGAAAACTTCCACTGGCTCTGAAGGTGATTGGAGCTTCTTTGCGAGACCAgaatgaaatgttttggctgagTGTTAAGAGTAATCTGTCTCAAGGTCACAGCATTGGTGAGTCCTATGAGATCAATCTGATTGATAGAATGGCAATTAGTACAAACTACCTGCCAGAAAAGATCAAGGAGTGCTTCTTGGACCTGTGCTCTTTCCCTGAGGATAGAAAGATCCCTCTCGAAATTCTAATTAATATGTGGGTTGAAATCCATGACATTCGTGAGGCGGAAGCATATGCCATTGCGGTTGAGCTTTCGAATAAGAACCTTCTAACCTTAGTGAAAGAAGCACG TGCCGGGGGCATGTATAGTAGCTGCTTTGAGATTTCTGTGACTCAGCATGACACACTGAGAGACCTTGCTCTTATATTGAGCAAGCGCGGGAGCATTCATGAACACAGAAGGTTGGTCATGGCACAACGAGAAGAAAATGGACTACTCCCAAGAGAATGGTCAAGATACCAGGACCGACCCTTTGAAGCTCAGATTGTTTCAATCAACACAG GGGAAATGACAGAAATGGATTGGTTTGAGCTGGATTTTCCCAAGGCTGAAGTGTTGATAATCAATTTCACGTCCAGTGATTACTTTTTACCTCCCTTCATCAGTAAGATGCCAAATTTGAGGGCACTGATAATAGTAAACTACAGTACCTCATATGCTCGCCTTCACAATGTTTCAGTTCTTAGGAATTTGACCAACTTGAGGAGTCTCTGGCTAGAAAAGGTTTCCACCCCTCAGTTGTCAGGCACTGTCTTGAAAAACTTGAGCAAACTATTCGTAGTCCTCTGCCAGATTAACAACAGTTTGGATGGAAAACAGTTCCCTAACCTCTCTGAGCTGACACTTGATCACTGTAATGATCTAACATACTTGCCCTCAAGCATTTGTGGAATAAAGTCACTCAGAAACATGAGCCTCACAGACTGCCACAATTTGTCTGAACTACCTGTTGAATTTGGCAATCTAAAATCTCTAGAGATCCTCCGTTTATATGCTTGTCCTGATCTAGAAACACTTCCTCCTAGCATGTGTGAAATGAAGAAATTGAAGTACATTGACATTTCTCAGTGTACTAACCTCACCTGCTTCCCTAAAGAGATTGGTAGATTAGTAAGTTTAGAGAAGATTGACATGAGGGAATGCCCCATGATTAGGTATTTACCAAAGTCTGCAGTGTCATTACACTCTCTGCAGCTTGTAATTTGTGACGAGGAGGTGTATGGTACATGGAGAGATGTTGCTGAGATGGCCAAGTCAAATGTTCACATTCAAGTACCAGAACAACACTTTGATCTGGACTGGCTTCAAGAATGA
- the LOC108331934 gene encoding protein OSB1, mitochondrial isoform X1, with amino-acid sequence MEVHGEILRGAKCKSLPTSSATQPKKTQRVRKCVKTVYPTLQKTATQNSPAKFITGGKPGRRNWHASSEPMKPNPFIFTKRYSIPSIFSRYFPFSTHNRHSFDDSVAGCSAVYRHALQFQRPATIRWSPRLENTASFIGSVTREPARINSKTGNFGIHTVLKVRISNQANSSFIRVLLMMWNSVAELALEHLKPNDFIYASGSLGSYTKPDAGGIPRLNYKLYVKEFKFVTQRSGYQGHEKLESGKANVGMQNNQNRLHLWQVFFSNPNEWWDQRKRKLNSKQPDFKHKDTGEVLWLSPYDPPWVRRQLQLLDSEMAGGRHHSRVSNWVYDD; translated from the exons ATGGAGGTGCATGGAGAAATTTTGAGAGGTGCAAAATGTAAAAGCCTTCCAACAAGTTCAGCCACCCAACCCAAAAAAACCCAAAGGGTAAGGAAATGTGTAAAAACCGTGTACCCTACCCTCCAAAAAACCGCAACGCAAAATTCGCCGGCGAAATTTATTACCGGCGGGAAACCTGGTCGCCGGAATTGGCACGCTTCATCGGAGCCTATGAAACCAAATCCGTTCATATTCACGAAACGTTATTCAATTCCATCGATATTTTCACGATATTTTCCCTTCTCCACTCACAATCGCCATTCCTTCGACGACTCCGTTGCAGGATGCAGCGCCGTTTATCGTCACGCGCTCCAATTCCAGCGCCCCGCCACTATTCGGTGGAGCCCGCGCCTGGAGAACACCGCCAGCTTCATCGGCTCTGTCACGCGCGAGCCGGCGCGTATTAACTCAAAAACCGGTAACTTCGGAATTCACACTGTGCTCAAGGTTCGAATATCCAACCAAGCAAATAGCTCCTTTATAAG GGTGCTTCTGATGATGTGGAACAGTGTGGCAGAACTTGCTTTGGAACACTTGAAAccaaatgattttatttatgctTCAGGTTCTTTGGGGTCTTACACTAAACCTGACGCTGGTGGAATCCCTCGGTTGAATTATAAg CTATATGTGAAGGAGTTCAAGTTTGTTACTCAAAGGTCTGGTTATCAAGGCCACGAGAAGTTGGAATCAGGTAAAG caAACGTTGGCATGCAAAATAATCAAAATCGGCTTCACCTCTGGCAAGTGTTTTTTTCCAATCCAAATGAGTGGTGGGATCAAAGAAAGCGCAAGTTAAATTCAAAACAGCCTGATTTTAAGCACAAGGATACTGGTGAAGTTCTGTGGTTAAGTCCATATGATCCTCCATGGGTTAGAAGACAACTCCAATTGCTAGACTCAGAAATGGCAGGAGGTCGTCATCATTCTCGTGTCTCAAACTGGGTTTACGATGATTAG
- the LOC108321675 gene encoding mitogen-activated protein kinase kinase kinase 5, with translation MEIISNQSPHKAKSLSTGAHPNDAGPDDCTPSRRLTRQRKLRQLSDLGFSFFHSTDSFSASPEPRYHSASEHRSLSSLPQPLPLPEAPLTRRAKSVSSGSVHPPLSASVEHPNFSSSGKALPHDAVTREKPTLHLDSTPANAKYNLREHIPAASFLTGHSSLKNRRAASHGNDSEVNPHLNLGVVAKPKSAPTSVVTSPDTSPYRSNNIDFFDSTFNFSSEVNDKLKMLSAKSVHSPDHSLIHCPLGLTRYFNPKIEEGSQNHKFLSKVCPENNHLDAHPLPLPPRASSPAQLSVLHQSSSIHHATETMPSVKGQWQKGKLIGRGTFGRVFHATNLENGASCAMKEINLIPDDPTSAECMKQLDQEIKILHQLNHPNIVRYYGSEIVGNHLYIYMEYVHPGSISKFMREHCGAMTESVVRNFTRHILSGLAYLHSNKTIHRDIKGANLLVNGSGIVKLADFGLAKILMGNSYDLSLKGSPYWMAPEVVKGSIKNESNLDVVTGIDIWSLGCTIIEMLTGKPPWSEAEGASAMFKALQESPPIPETLSSVGKDFLQKCFQRDPADRPSSSTLLKHAFVQNLHDQYVLGHPQSFPRGDLGPGGNSASPRDTTTTRSGIIQASSSSRCFNKIQKLVGDTSEQINDHKESNHVIPFSHSHVPEVNILQSTLKPGTLNYMSAENSRNISTMMRMITNF, from the exons ATGGAAATTATTAGCAACCAAAGTCCACACAAAGC AAAATCTCTTTCCACCGGAGCCCACCCCAACGATGCCGGACCCGATGACTGCACTCCATCGCGGCGGTTGACCAGGCAGAGGAAGCTCCGCCAACTCAGCGACCTtggcttctccttcttccactccACCGACTCTTTTTCTGCCTCGCCGGAGCCCCGCTACCACTCCGCTTCCGAACACCGCTCCCTCTCTAGTCTGCCGCAGCCGCTGCCTCTCCCAGAAGCGCCGTTGACCCGTCGAGCCAAGTCAGTCAGCTCCGGTTCCGTACATCCTCCCCTCTCTGCTTCCGTAGAACAtcctaatttttcttcttccgg GAAGGCGTTGCCTCATGATGCAGTGACACGTGAAAAACCTACACTCCATTTGGATTCTACTCCTGCAAATGCAAAATACAATCTGAGAGAGCATATTCCTGCAGCAAGTTTCTTGACAG GCCATAGTTCACTGAAAAATCGAAGAGCAGCATCTCATGGTAATGACTCTGAAGTTAATCCCCACTTGAATTTGGGTGTTGTTGCCAAGCCCAAGAGTGCTCCAACAAGTGTGGTCACTAGTCCTGATACTAGTCCATATAGATCAAATAACATAGACTTCTTTGATTCTACCTTCAACTTCTCTTCAGAAGTTAATGACAAATTGAAAATGTTATCAGCTAAAAGTGTACATAGTCCAGACCATTCCCTTATTCATTGTCCTCTAGGCCTCACTCGTTACTTCAATCCTAAAATTGAGGAGGGATCTCAGAACCATAAATTTTTGTCCAAGGTGTGCCCTGAAAATAACCATCTTGATGCACATCCCTTGCCTCTTCCTCCTAGAGCTTCATCTCCTGCACAATTATCTGTGCTGCATCAATCAAGTTCCATCCATCACGCTACTGAAACTATGCCTTCAGTCAAAGGTCAATGGCAGAAAGGAAAACTTATCGGACGAGGAACCTTTGGAAGGGTTTTTCATGCAACCAACCT GGAAAATGGAGCCTCGTGTGCAATGAAGGAGATCAATTTAATTCCTGATGATCCTACATCTGCCGAGTGCATGAAACAACTGGACCAG GAAATCAAAATTCTTCATCAACTAAACCACCCCAACATTGTGCGGTATTACGGAAGTGAAATA GTTGGCAATCATTTGTACATATATATGGAATATGTCCATCCAGGATCAATCAGTAAATTTATGCGTGAGCATTGTGGAGCTATGACAGAATCTGTAGTTCGCAATTTTACAAGGCATATTCTCTCTGGTTTAGCTTACTTACACAGTAACAAAACCATCCACAG AGATATCAAAGGTGCAAACTTGCTGGTCAATGGATCCGGCATTGTGAAACTTGCAGATTTTGGGCTAGCGAAAATT CTGATGGGGAATTCATATGATCTTTCTCTAAAGGGTAGTCCTTACTGGATGGCTCCAGAG GTCGTGAAAGGTTCCATAAAGAACGAATCTAATCTTGATGTTGTCACGGGAATTGACATATGGAGCTTAGGGTGCACCATTATAGAGATGTTAACAGGCAAACCTCCTTGGAGTGAAGCTGAAGGG GCTTCAGCCATGTTCAAGGCACTGCAAGAGTCCCCTCCCATACCTGAAACACTATCATCAGTGGGAAAGGATTTCCTCCAAAAATGTTTCCAAAGGGACCCTGCAGATCGACCATCTTCATCAACTCTTCTTAAGCATGCCTTTGTGCAGAATTTGCATGATCAATATGTTCTAGGTCATCCACAATCCTTTCCTAGAGGAGACCTTGGACCAGGA GGAAATTCAGCTAGTCCTAGAGACACCACCACCACCAGAAGTGGCATAATTCAAGCCTCCAGTAGCTCACGGTGTTTTAACAAGATTCAGAAACTAGTGGG TGATACTTCCGAACAaatcaatgaccacaaggaGTCTAATCATGTTATACCTTTTAGTCACTCTCATGTTCCAGAAGTGAACATTCTTCAATCTACATTGAAACCTGGTACCCTCAATTACATGTCTGCTGAAAATTCTAGAAACATTTCCACCATGATGAGAATGATCACAAACTTCTGA